One region of Solanum pennellii chromosome 6, SPENNV200 genomic DNA includes:
- the LOC107023321 gene encoding bZIP transcription factor 53-like, with product MSSTPQLVSSGSDADQRYAKFDERKRKRMESNRESAKRSRMKKQQRLEELSSETTQLQNQNSICRGKIDSVERNYRSIDAENNVLRAQLAELTERLNSLNSLTQFWADTTGFPVDIPEIPDTLLEPWQLPCPIQPITASDMFQF from the coding sequence ATGTCTTCGACTCCGCAATTGGTGAGTTCTGGTTCAGATGCAGACCAGAGGTATGCAAAGTTCGACGAAAGGAAAAGGAAGAGAATGGAATCCAACCGTGAGTCGGCCAAGAGGTCACGGATGAAGAAGCAGCAGCGTTTGGAGGAGCTAAGTAGCGAAACAACACAGCTGCAGAACCAGAACAGTATCTGCCGTGGTAAGATTGATTCTGTTGAAAGGAACTATCGTTCCATTGATGCAGAGAACAACGTGTTGAGGGCTCAGCTTGCAGAATTGACTGAACGGTTGAATTCACTGAACTCACTCACCCAATTTTGGGCTGATACTACTGGATTTCCTGTGGACATTCCTGAAATTCCCGACACTTTGCTGGAGCCATGGCAACTGCCTTGCCCGATTCAACCTATCACTGCTTCTGATATGTTCCAGTTTTGA